From a region of the Gossypium raimondii isolate GPD5lz chromosome 10, ASM2569854v1, whole genome shotgun sequence genome:
- the LOC105776706 gene encoding calcium-transporting ATPase 2, plasma membrane-type isoform X3 — protein MDSYLNQNFDLKSKHSSDEALEKWRTVVGFVKNPKRRFRFTANLSKRYEAAAMRRTNQEKLRIAVLVSKAAFQFISGVQPSDYVVPEQVIAAGFQLCADELGSIVEGHDVKKLKFHGGVSGIAEKLSTSTNTGLSSDAALLSKRQEIYGINKFAEPEAKGFWVFVWEALQDMTLMILGACAIVSLVVGIAMEGWPAGAHDGLGIVASILLVVFVTATSDYRQSLQFKDLDKEKKKITIQVTRNDCRQKLSIYDLLPGDIVHLNIGDQVPADGLFVSGFSVLIDESSLTGESEPVVVNDKNPFMLSGTKLQDGSCKMLVTTVGMRTQWGKLMATLSEGGDDETPLQVKLNGVATIIGKVGLFFAVVTFAVMVQGLLRSKLQEGTIWSWSGDEALKLLEFFAVAVTIVVVAVPEGLPLAVTLSLAFAMKKMMNDKALVRHLAACETMGSATGICSDKTGTLTTNRMTVVKSCICMSVKEINSTNKASFCSEIHESAIKLLLQSIFMNTGGEIVTSKDGRREILGTPTETALLEFGLSLGGDPQTERQASKTVKVEPFNSTKKRMGVVLELPGGGLRAHTKGASEIVLAGCDKVIDSNGEVVPLDEKSINHLNATINEFANEALRTLCLAYLELKNGFSSDNAIPVSGYTCLGIVGIKDPVRPGVKESVAICRTAGITVRMVTGDNINTAKAIARECGILTDDGIAIEGPDFREKSQEELLKLIPKIQVIARSSPMDKHTLVKQLRTTFDEVVAVTGDGTNDAPALHEADIGLAMGIAGTEECLAMVEQPSLLQQEDILA, from the exons ATCAG GAAAAATTGAGAATTGCTGTACTGGTTTCGAAAGCTGCCTTCCAGTTTATATCAG GTGTACAACCTAGTGACTATGTTGTTCCTGAGCAAGTCATAGCTGCTGGTTTTCAACTTTGTGCTGATGAGTTAGGATCCATTGTGGAAGGCCATGATGTGAAGAAACTAAAGTTTCATGGTGGAGTTAGTGGCATTGCTGAAAAACTCTCCACATCCACCAACACTGGACTAAGTTCTGATGCTGCTTTGTTGAGTAAAAGACAAGAGATTTATGGAATCAATAAGTTTGCTGAGCCTGAAGCTAAGGGATTCTGGGTCTTTGTTTGGGAAGCTCTTCAGGATATGACTCTTATGATCCTTGGGGCATGTGCTATTGTGTCGTTGGTCGTTGGGATAGCAATGGAAGGTTGGCCAGCCGGAGCTCATGATGGACTTGGGATTGTTGCAAGTATCTTATTAGTCGTGTTCGTCACGGCAACCAGCGATTATCGCCAATCTTTGCAGTTTAAGGATTTGGacaaggagaaaaagaaaatcaccaTTCAGGTAACAAGAAATGATTGTAGGCAGAAATTATCTATATATGATTTGCTTCCTGGTGATATTGTACACCTTAATATTGGTGACCAAGTCCCTGCTGATGGCCTTTTTGTGTCGGGATTTTCCGTGCTAATCGATGAATCAAGTTTAACAGGGGAGAGTGAGCCAGTAGTGGTGAATGATAAAAACCCTTTTATGCTTTCTGGTACTAAGCTTCAAGATGGATCATGCAAGATGTTGGTTACCACTGTTGGGATGAGAACTCAATGGGGCAAATTGATGGCAACCCTCAGTGAAGGGGGAGATGATGAGACCCCACTGCAGGTGAAATTGAATGGAGTAGCAACTATCATTGGGAAGGTAGGCCTGTTTTTTGCTGTAGTGACTTTTGCCGTAATGGTGCAAGGACTGTTACGGAGTAAACTGCAAGAAGGGACTATCTGGAGTTGGTCTGGCGATGAGGCACTGAAATTGCTGGAGTTCTTTGCTGTTGCAGTGACAATTGTTGTTGTTGCAGTTCCTGAGGGTCTACCATTGGCAGTGACTCTGAGTCTTGCTTTtgccatgaagaagatgatgaatgaTAAAGCACTAGTTCGACACCTTGCAGCTTGCGAGACTATGGGGTCAGCAACCGGTATTTGTAGTGATAAAACTGGGACACTAACTACTAATCGCATGACGGTTGTGAAATCATGCATTTGCATGAGCGTCAAGGAAATAAATAGCACCAATAAAGCTTCTTTCTGCTCTGAGATTCATGAATCTGCTATAAAACTTCTGCTACAATCAATTTTTATGAACACTGGAGGTGAAATTGTTACTAGCAAAGATGGAAGACGTGAGATATTGGGAACTCCCACAGAGACCGCTTTGTTAGAGTTTGGCTTGTCTCTAGGTGGTGATCCCCAAACAGAACGACAAGCATCAAAAACTGTTAAGGTTGAGCCATTCAACTCTACAAAGAAAAGAATGGGAGTAGTGCTGGAGCTTCCTGGAGGAGGGTTACGAGCGCATACGAAAGGTGCTTCGGAGATAGTTTTGGCTGGATGTGACAAGGTGATCGATTCTAATGGAGAAGTTGTTCCGTTAGATGAAAAATCCATTAACCACCTCAATGCTACAATAAATGAGTTTGCTAATGAGGCTCTTCGGACCCTGTGCCTTGCTTATTTGGAGCTCAAAAATGGTTTCTCCTCAGACAATGCTATTCCGGTTTCGGGGTATACTTGTTTAGGAATTGTGGGCATTAAGGATCCTGTTCGCCCTGGTGTCAAAGAATCTGTGGCTATTTGTCGAACTGCTGGGATTACCGTAAGAATGGTTACAGGAGATAACATAAACACCGCAAAGGCTATAGCCAGGGAATGTGGGATTCTTACAGATGATGGTATAGCCATTGAAGGTCCAGATTTCAGAGAGAAGTCGCAGGAAGAACTGCTCAAGTTAATTCCTAAGATTCAG GTGATAGCTCGATCTTCTCCTATGGACAAGCATACTCTGGTAAAGCAATTGCGAACTACATTTGATGAAGTTGTTGCTGTGACTGGTGATGGAACGAATGATGCTCCAGCTCTGCATGAAGCAGATATCGGATTAGCAATGGGAATTGCTGGAACTGAG